The stretch of DNA AGCAGCGCCCGGCGCAGCAGGTTCCACGACGCCGACATCGAAGCCGTCACTGAATTCATCGCGTTCATCGCATGCATCTCCTGAAAAGGGGGCCGCCGCGGCGGGCCAGACCCCCGGGGTTTCAGGCACAAAATGCGTGGCCGGGGTGCCGGAGTCGATTACCTCGGAGGGAATTGGCGCGATGACGCCGGGCTCCTATCGTCGGGCCATGGCAACCCCGAGCCCTTCCACCGGACGTCCCGTGGGCGCGCTGCTGCGCCAGTGGCGTGAGCGCCGTGGCCTCAGCCAGCTCCACCTGGCCTGCCGCGCGGATGTCTCCAGTAGGCACGTCAGCTTCCTGGAGACGGGCCGCTCTCAGCCCAGCCGGGAGATGCTGCTCCACCTCGCCGAGGAGCTGGAGGTGCCGCTGCGCGAGCGCAATGCCCTGTTGATGGCCGCCGGGTACGCCCCCGTCTACGCCGAGCGGAGCCTGGATGATCCGGCCCTCCAGGCCACGCGGGAGGCGGTGGAGCTCGTCCTCAAGGGCCACGAGCCCTATCCCGCGCTCGCCGTGGACCGGCATTGGAGCCTGGTCTCGGCCAACCGCGCCCTGGGGGCCCTGTTGACGGGCATCGCGCCCGAACTGCTCCAGCCCCCGGTCAATGTCCTGCGGCTCAGCCTGCACCCCGCTGGGCTCGCGCCGCGCATCCTCAACCTGGCGCAGTGGCGGGCCCACCTGCTCGCGCGGCTCCGGC from Stigmatella aurantiaca encodes:
- a CDS encoding helix-turn-helix domain-containing protein, whose product is MATPSPSTGRPVGALLRQWRERRGLSQLHLACRADVSSRHVSFLETGRSQPSREMLLHLAEELEVPLRERNALLMAAGYAPVYAERSLDDPALQATREAVELVLKGHEPYPALAVDRHWSLVSANRALGALLTGIAPELLQPPVNVLRLSLHPAGLAPRILNLAQWRAHLLARLRHQVDLTADPVLSALHDELRGYPAPEGPAHGKGRESEPVGVVVPLRLETAVGVLSFFSTITVFGTPIDITLSELAIESFFPADPATAEALRRLSEMAAPPAA